CGCCAGGAAATTGCTGTTCTCGAGGTACGCATCCAGCTCAGCAGGATCGCGGAAGTACTGCGCCGGCACAAACTGCGACTGTACAAAGTTCGACCAGCGTCCGGCATGGAGGAGGGCTTCCGCGCCGCGACAAACAAAATCGCCCCAGCCGCATTCCTGAAACTCATAGATGCCGTTGTGCTGGCTGCCGAAGGTGACGAGGTTACGGACAGGCGGGTTATTGCATCGCTCGATGTAGGCGCGGAGGAACTGGCCGCCTTGCGAGAAACCAAGGGCGTTGACGGCCGGTGCGGTCGAGAGGATGGGCTCGGCGGCGAGTTGATCGCAGACGGTAGACACCTGCTCGGTGACGTTTCCAAGAAACGTCGCTTGGCGATCGGCAGAAGAGGAGTCGCCGATGTGGATTAGATGGACGTAGGTCCCTGGGTTTGTGGACTCGGCGAAGGAGACGAGGTCTTTGAGGCCTGCGCGCGTGTAGTCGTCGCCCAAGCCGTGCCAGATTACGAGGGGGAGCGGAGTGAGTTCtgagggtgaggaggctgggagagcagcagcaaaagctGGAACTGCAAGAAGCGGAATGTGTATTAAGTTTCGCATGTTGGActgttgaggttgtgtaAGGATGTAagacgagagggagaggaggtatGGAGATGGTAGGAtggagaatgcggagaagaacTCCAGGTCACGTTTGCTGACACCATCAACACGAATTAACTAGTTGCACCTCAAATTGTTTCAAATTTCTCAAGGCTCAGTGAAGGATAATACTCTCAGCCTGGTAGGATATATTTAATCTCTTTAATTACCCATATAATATGGCACTGGTCTAATAATAGTGAGCCTTTTTTGCCGTTgttatctatctatactatAGTAGCGGAAGCGCCCAGTATATACTAACAGTAATCAAAGCTAACAAGATGCTACCTGCTAACATTCAATCGAAAATTATAGTACTAGGATAAGGGGTCAAGTACGAAATCTGTAATTTTCCATACACACAGCCATAACAAAAAGTCAAATAACAGGGATATGATACCAAAAGAAATCTAATAGGTGCGAAAAACAGCACAAGGAAGGGATTCCAAAGCCTCTCCAACAGGCTAGGGTAAGAAAATGGAATGGAGAAATATGTGCAATAGCCTCGAAAAAAGTGAACAAAATATGCCTGTAAAGGTTGTCGAGAGCTCTCAAAAAGTTCATAATCGAAAAAAGATGCAAGGAAAGTATGGGAAGGAACGTAAAAAACAGCTCGACTAGTAAGGGGGTCGTCCAATACCCCCGGTTACACTCCGACGACCAATATAGCCCGACGTGGATCTTGGAAGACGGGTGGTATCGGCATCTGACGATAGAAAGCCATCTAGGAGCTTCTCCACGTCACGTCGTTGAGGGttttcttccacttcgaTGCCGTAAGGGGAGGCTCCCCTAGATTTACCGTTGATGGCTACCTCTGGGACGTCAAACCCATTGGCGagcccaccagcaccggTCCGGGATTTTTGCCTATGAAGCGTTTTGCTATCATTAGAGGCAGCGATATGGGACTTCCCGTTGGCCCCGTTGACAAAATTTTGTTTACGTGGGGCAGGAGCTGTTGAGGGACGGTCAGATGACGACAGCGAGCGCTGGGAGTCATTGGGAAACCCGCCTGGAATAGATAAATCGTGTGGAATTGGTGGCACTGGGGGAATCTGAAACGAGCTTTGCGCCTGCCCGTAGAGCACCCCGTTGCCTGCCAGGGCCCTAGGTGTTTCCACACCATCTCCGTATAATGACTCTTGTCCATCTCTCGTGGATTGCGGCCGGATCGACGCTCCATCTTCAAACTCGGAGTTAGAAACCCCGCTGACCatgctctcgctgctggaCGAAATAATACTGCCATTGGAAGCATCAAGGCGACCACGCAACGGGCTCAACCGCCGGTCCTTGTCGGGGGCCTGTACAGAGAGGACACGCCTCAATTCGTTAACATGAACCGGAGAGTCTCTGCTTGAGCTATAGTTCGAAGTTGCTGTTTTGTCTGGCATGCTCATTCGGCGAGTGTTCTGGAGGCCTCCTGCTGCGTAAGCTGTGGAAGGTGAGTTTGTTGACAGGGAACTATTGGTACCATTGGCGTGGGGGTGGCTACGCGTGGGTAGGGTTCCTGTTCTTGACCCACTAAGCGAAAGAGCTTCAGCCTTCTCCCATTCAGCGGCTTCCAAGGCACTTTGCTTGGACCAGGGTGACAGCATTTGCTCTCTGACTGCTGACGGGAGATTATCACCTGGGATCGAGCTGGTAGGAGACATATGTCCTCCCGGTATTACCGGCTTCCCAATATTGCGTCCCGGAGAACCTGGCGGGGTGTGAGTCGATAGCGTATGATTGTAAGAATCTTCGATACGACGGACGAGTTCCTCAGCACCATTTTTGAACGGGAGCATTTTATTTGTCTCTCTGATATTGTGACTGACAGCATGTCGATCATCTTGAATGATACTGTCGAGGCTAGTCAGAGAAACACCGATGGAATCGAGCCAAATACCTCGGCTCTTCCGTTTTTCGATTTCACTGAAGATCTCCTTTCCAACTCTTAAAGAATCCAAGCCAAACGTTCCGGATAGTACCCAAAGGTACCCGTGCACTAGGCTTCCGATGTTTACCCTACATGCAGGTGTGCTTAGGCTGTCTGAAGCCGCCATGTCGTCTTGCAGCTTGAATATCATTGGTAATCCAAATCTAACCGCATTTATGCCGAGATTCTCGACGAGGCTTGCCAAGAGTAGGTGAAGTATCCGGATCTCGGTTTCCTCCGATGGGCGTTGAATAGCAGCTTCATAAGTGGTCAAATgaaggagacggagaaagtTCGACTGGGCAATGACTACAGCCTTTTCCCTTTGGTGAACACCCGTCGTTCGCTTAGCAGCTCTTTCAGAGGTATCTGTCAAATCACGCCTTGGCGATAAGATGGCAGTCTTGGTTGACCGATCCTTCAGCCTGAGATCATTTTTGGTGGTCTCCAGTTTCAACCAGTACAGGAGTGCGTCAACGTACGCATACCTAACATCCTTTTGCGGGTCTTGGAGAAGCCAGTGGGTTCCTTCCCAGACGTGGACCCCGACTGGATTCCTCGATTCAACCCCAGAAGACGCCTTGGGCCGTTGAGAATTGGCCACCAATAGAATGTTTTTGATAGCCTTGAGAGCGCCCACCTTTGCGCTCACCAGAGAGAACGACGTCGGGTTTGTTTCCTTGGAGACGCTATCTGGCTGTTCAGGCGCTGTCGAGGGCGAAGTCTGGTCCCGGCTGTGCGCTGGTTTGATGCGAGTTAAGATTGCCCTAAGCATGTCGACGACCTGGTCTCCATAGTAGATGTGGGTGGTCAGATCACCAATGCATTTttggagcagcagaagcaagtCTTGCTTCTTGAGCGGAAGCTCTGCGTTGTGATCGTCGTGTGTCTTTTCCTTCTCACCAGACTGTTCCTCCGTGGCCTCCTCAGGCGCCGGAGATACCAAGATTGCCATGTAACGCATCAAGCCCAGCAGAATGTCAATCACACTCAGCCCAATCATGTTCACTGAAGATTTCAACAGATAGTCCATGAGATATATAACGGTAAAGGCCTTGTCTAAGGTCTTTCCCTTGGGAGGAATTTCGAACAGAACTTCCATAGCTGCCGTTAAAATAATGAAACGAGCCTGAACTGGACACCACTTGGCCACGACTTCAATCAATGAGGTGGCCCAATTTTCCTCGTGGGTGTCCAGCGACAGATAGGTGCCGTTCGATTGTCCTTTTCGCAGAACGAAATCGAGAACAACCCTCGTGGTGACACGGATCTGACCACGACTGCTGCCGTTGAGAATCACCTGTTCCAGACAGCCGAGAGCAAGTAGCCTCATATCCGACTCAGCTTTCCTGTCGACATCGTCAATATTCTGGGCCGCCAATGCCGGGTCTCCCTGTGCTGTGTCAACCGTTTCAACGGTAATTGCGCTGTGCCTTCGTCGTGCGGCAGGGTCCGGGGCAGGTCGTTCCGATGCGTGAAGTTGGCGCTCAAGGGACTCAATCAATATATCGTCACTATTGTACAGATTCTCCAAAATGACTGGCAGGATTAACTTCAGTGAATCACCGCCGTCTGCTGCCAAACAAGCTTCGGAGCTGACAACTCCTTTGATAGCTCGTAGTCCCGCATTCTTCCATCGTATCGTCTGTGGTGTACTGGGAGCAACCTTGCTCTGAGGCTGGGCCTCTTCGTGGGCATAACCCGCGTATATTTTGACGACTCCTCGGTATTGGTCCGCAAAGTCCTGATCAGCAGACAGCGCAGCCATATCTTGATGATGGCAAAAGGTCTCAAAAGTCCCAATCGACTCCTGCACCATGGATATATCGCGAGACCGAAGCACTGTTTCGATGACGGTCAAGACGGATCGTGCGAAGATCGGTAGGTCGCGGGGGATTTTCTCGATAAGCGCGCTGAGGATTTGGAGTGTGACCTGGACATTTCTGGCAAGGAGATTCAATGTCAGCGAAAGGAACAATCCCGCCGGTGCGGCAATCAATCAACCTATGATCCAATCCCTCCACAAACTCACCCAATTTTACGGCGCCAGACATCTCGGGCAGCCCTTTTCTCCAAGAAAGCGCTAACCTTGGGTAGCTTGCTGCGTCGCGTGCTCACATAGTATAAAAGGTAGGAGAGTTCGCTGGAATTCGGCTTGACATCCTGAACACCCTTCTGGTATTGGGGATAGCACTTGAGGACAAGGATTTGATGCTTTGGGCGGCATTTCTGGCGCACGGATTCAATCGCCATGGTGACTCTGGTGACGTAGCGAATCCTCCAGGGGTATGTACAGTTTCACAGGGCAAACTCCGGTTCGGTCCAACGTGGGTTTCCAGGGACAGTCGAAATTCGAAAGGAAAGAGGGCGAATTGAGGTGACCGTTTATAAGAAAGACTTCTGTTGAACCATCAGGACTCAGGAGCGCTTGATGTCACCTCGCAGTAGTGCTCAGTGGAGATTGGTGAGCGAGAGAAGTTCGCGGCTAGTGCGGGTCATCAAGGAGAAAAAAGATCCATCTGTAGAGAGGATCCAATTTGTACGGCGGACTTTGGCGCCAAAGTTGCTCGAGTACGACAAGGATAGGGGGGTTGTCGCTGGGAAATGAAGGAGGTTCGAGGGGGGACAGACAAAATAAACGTGGTTGGAGTCAGCGTCAGAGAATCGGCAAATTCACCCTGTCCGCGGACCAGACTTGGCGATCAGCTTCCCCAGAAAGAAAGGAGTCAGTCAAAAAGACAATTAACGAGTAGACTTTTTAAGGAGGGGTCGAgctattatttaagatttctCCAATAATGAACAGTCTTATTCAGGTTTTTCTTGACTACTGGTACGGAGTAAGTGGCTCGCGGTGCCTCACCCGGCCGATCTTGGTTCCTTCCACCTGCAGCTTTCTGGCCAGGGGTGTCGGTGTTGGGTCACAATCAAAAGGTGAAATCTGTGATTTATATCTCCAGTCTCGTTGACCCCCTGACAGCGATGCTTCGAACCGGCGCGCGATTGGAGACGTCGTTCTCAGGAAAAAAAATCAAGATAGAGAGTATACTTCGGCTGGTCACGCTTCCCCCACATTCTTCTCCCGGTTGGGGACCAAGCA
The nucleotide sequence above comes from Aspergillus puulaauensis MK2 DNA, chromosome 3, nearly complete sequence. Encoded proteins:
- a CDS encoding palmitoyl-protein thioesterase family protein (COG:G;~EggNog:ENOG410PMHB;~InterPro:IPR030294,IPR002472,IPR029058;~PFAM:PF02089;~SECRETED:SignalP(1-18);~go_function: GO:0008474 - palmitoyl-(protein) hydrolase activity [Evidence IEA];~go_function: GO:0098599 - palmitoyl hydrolase activity [Evidence IEA];~go_process: GO:0002084 - protein depalmitoylation [Evidence IEA]), whose amino-acid sequence is MRNLIHIPLLAVPAFAAALPASSPSELTPLPLVIWHGLGDDYTRAGLKDLVSFAESTNPGTYVHLIHIGDSSSADRQATFLGNVTEQVSTVCDQLAAEPILSTAPAVNALGFSQGGQFLRAYIERCNNPPVRNLVTFGSQHNGIYEFQECGWGDFVCRGAEALLHAGRWSNFVQSQFVPAQYFRDPAELDAYLENSNFLADVNNEREVKNATYKENLSGLNRFAMLMFKDDKIVHPKETSWFADVDKETGEVTPLREREIYKEDWLGLRELDEKGALEFGTLQGNHMQLAEDDLERVFTEYFGPVEVELPPVQGQREVLVNQGGY
- the EFR3 gene encoding uncharacterized protein (COG:S;~EggNog:ENOG410QDJJ;~InterPro:IPR039786;~go_process: GO:0072659 - protein localization to plasma membrane [Evidence IEA]) produces the protein MAIESVRQKCRPKHQILVLKCYPQYQKGVQDVKPNSSELSYLLYYVSTRRSKLPKVSAFLEKRAARDVWRRKIGNVQVTLQILSALIEKIPRDLPIFARSVLTVIETVLRSRDISMVQESIGTFETFCHHQDMAALSADQDFADQYRGVVKIYAGYAHEEAQPQSKVAPSTPQTIRWKNAGLRAIKGVVSSEACLAADGGDSLKLILPVILENLYNSDDILIESLERQLHASERPAPDPAARRRHSAITVETVDTAQGDPALAAQNIDDVDRKAESDMRLLALGCLEQVILNGSSRGQIRVTTRVVLDFVLRKGQSNGTYLSLDTHEENWATSLIEVVAKWCPVQARFIILTAAMEVLFEIPPKGKTLDKAFTVIYLMDYLLKSSVNMIGLSVIDILLGLMRYMAILVSPAPEEATEEQSGEKEKTHDDHNAELPLKKQDLLLLLQKCIGDLTTHIYYGDQVVDMLRAILTRIKPAHSRDQTSPSTAPEQPDSVSKETNPTSFSLVSAKVGALKAIKNILLVANSQRPKASSGVESRNPVGVHVWEGTHWLLQDPQKDVRYAYVDALLYWLKLETTKNDLRLKDRSTKTAILSPRRDLTDTSERAAKRTTGVHQREKAVVIAQSNFLRLLHLTTYEAAIQRPSEETEIRILHLLLASLVENLGINAVRFGLPMIFKLQDDMAASDSLSTPACRVNIGSLVHGYLWVLSGTFGLDSLRVGKEIFSEIEKRKSRGIWLDSIGVSLTSLDSIIQDDRHAVSHNIRETNKMLPFKNGAEELVRRIEDSYNHTLSTHTPPGSPGRNIGKPVIPGGHMSPTSSIPGDNLPSAVREQMLSPWSKQSALEAAEWEKAEALSLSGSRTGTLPTRSHPHANGTNSSLSTNSPSTAYAAGGLQNTRRMSMPDKTATSNYSSSRDSPVHVNELRRVLSVQAPDKDRRLSPLRGRLDASNGSIISSSSESMVSGVSNSEFEDGASIRPQSTRDGQESLYGDGVETPRALAGNGVLYGQAQSSFQIPPVPPIPHDLSIPGGFPNDSQRSLSSSDRPSTAPAPRKQNFVNGANGKSHIAASNDSKTLHRQKSRTGAGGLANGFDVPEVAINGKSRGASPYGIEVEENPQRRDVEKLLDGFLSSDADTTRLPRSTSGYIGRRSVTGGIGRPPY